The Ancylothrix sp. D3o genome has a window encoding:
- a CDS encoding ferredoxin:protochlorophyllide reductase (ATP-dependent) subunit N, with protein MTLAQAESTLNFECETGNYHTFCPISCVAWLYQKIEDSFFLVIGTKTCGYFLQNAMGVMIFAEPRYAMAELEEGDISAQLNDYNELKRLCEQIKRDRNPSVIVWIGTCTTEIIKMDLEGLAPKLEAEIGIPIVTARANGLDYAFTQGEDTVLAAMVARCPDKAPVADVEKNEGNAIQKLLNFGKKKEEIAAEESEFVKHPPLVLFGSVPDPVVTQLTLELKKQGVKVSGWMPSKRYTELPVVEEGYYACGVNPFLSRTASAFMRRRKCKLIGAAFPIGPDGTRAWIEKICSVLGVEPKGLEEREQQIWESLEDYLQLIRGKSVFFMGDNLLEISLARFLIRCGMTCPEIGIPYMDKRYQGAELALLEKTCLEMGVPVPRIVEKPDNYNQVQRIYELKPDLVITGMAHANPLEARGINTKWSVEFTFAQIHGFTNARDILELVTRPLRRNNSLKDLGWDKLVKEAKV; from the coding sequence ATGACTCTTGCACAAGCAGAATCAACCTTAAATTTTGAGTGCGAAACCGGCAATTACCATACATTTTGCCCCATCAGTTGTGTGGCGTGGCTTTATCAAAAAATTGAAGATAGCTTTTTCTTGGTGATTGGGACTAAGACTTGTGGCTATTTCCTCCAAAATGCGATGGGGGTGATGATTTTTGCGGAACCACGTTATGCGATGGCTGAGTTGGAGGAGGGTGATATTTCTGCTCAGTTGAATGATTATAACGAGTTAAAACGGTTGTGTGAACAAATTAAGCGCGACCGAAATCCGAGTGTGATTGTTTGGATCGGCACTTGTACCACTGAAATCATTAAGATGGATTTGGAAGGTTTGGCGCCGAAACTAGAGGCAGAAATTGGCATTCCAATTGTGACGGCTCGTGCGAATGGTTTGGATTATGCTTTTACGCAAGGGGAAGATACGGTTTTAGCTGCTATGGTGGCGCGTTGTCCTGATAAGGCGCCGGTGGCGGATGTGGAAAAAAACGAAGGTAATGCAATTCAAAAACTGCTGAATTTCGGAAAGAAAAAAGAGGAAATTGCAGCAGAAGAATCGGAGTTTGTTAAGCATCCGCCGCTGGTGTTGTTTGGGTCGGTTCCTGATCCGGTGGTGACTCAATTAACGCTTGAGTTGAAGAAGCAGGGGGTTAAGGTTTCGGGGTGGATGCCATCGAAACGTTATACGGAGTTGCCGGTGGTTGAGGAGGGTTATTATGCTTGTGGCGTAAATCCTTTTCTCAGTCGTACTGCTAGTGCTTTTATGCGCCGGCGCAAGTGTAAGTTAATTGGGGCGGCTTTTCCAATTGGCCCGGATGGAACTCGTGCTTGGATTGAAAAGATTTGTTCTGTGTTGGGAGTTGAACCGAAAGGTTTGGAGGAACGCGAACAGCAAATCTGGGAAAGTTTGGAAGATTATCTTCAGTTAATTCGTGGTAAGTCTGTGTTTTTCATGGGCGATAATTTGCTGGAGATTTCTTTGGCGCGGTTTTTGATTCGGTGTGGTATGACTTGCCCTGAAATTGGGATTCCTTATATGGATAAGCGTTATCAAGGGGCTGAGTTGGCTTTGCTTGAAAAGACTTGTTTGGAGATGGGTGTGCCGGTGCCAAGGATTGTAGAAAAGCCGGATAATTATAATCAAGTTCAGCGTATTTATGAGTTGAAGCCTGATTTGGTGATTACGGGTATGGCACACGCAAATCCTTTGGAGGCGCGGGGTATTAATACTAAGTGGTCGGTTGAGTTTACGTTTGCTCAAATTCACGGGTTTACAAATGCGCGGGATATTTTGGAGTTGGTAACTCGTCCGTTGCGTCGTAATAATTCGCTGAAAGATTTGGGTTGGGATAAGTTGGTGAAGGAGGCGAAGGTTTAA
- a CDS encoding glycosyltransferase family 4 protein, translating to MRILIYSYNYHPELIGIAPLMTELAEGLAQRGHQVRVVTGMPNYPERRIYPGYQGRWYMTEVINSVTVQRSTLWIRGPHPGLLDRILLDASFVCTSMVHALKSWPPDVVLATVPPLPICLPATLLGLLRRCPVILNVQDILPEAAVHVGLLKNKMMIRVFEGLEKFAYQHSHTISVIAQGFVENLVSKGVSPEKIVLIPNWVNEKFIRPLPKENAFRAAHNLGGKFVVLYSGNIGLTQRLETAIEAAVFLRHIPEIVFVIVGEPTAIQELNDYCQVCGSPNVMLLPFEPHERLPEMLAAADVGLVMQKHNVISFNMPSKIPVHLASGRPIVASVPATGTAARAVTESEGGVMVPPEDPEALAACILDLYKNPEKVEALGQKAREFAMSHYAFEGALSRYEDLFFAVRESALNR from the coding sequence ATGCGTATTCTTATTTATTCTTACAATTACCACCCGGAACTCATTGGCATTGCCCCTCTAATGACGGAACTCGCCGAAGGTTTAGCGCAGCGAGGCCATCAAGTCCGCGTTGTGACTGGGATGCCAAATTATCCAGAACGGCGAATTTATCCGGGGTATCAAGGCCGGTGGTACATGACGGAAGTTATTAACTCGGTGACAGTGCAGCGTAGTACGCTGTGGATTCGTGGCCCTCATCCAGGTTTGTTAGACAGGATTTTGCTGGATGCGAGTTTTGTTTGTACATCGATGGTACACGCCCTAAAAAGTTGGCCGCCGGATGTGGTTTTGGCGACGGTGCCGCCGCTGCCGATTTGTTTACCGGCTACTTTGTTGGGATTGTTGCGCCGGTGTCCGGTGATTTTAAATGTTCAAGATATTTTGCCGGAGGCGGCGGTTCATGTGGGTTTGCTGAAAAATAAAATGATGATTCGGGTGTTTGAGGGTTTAGAAAAGTTTGCTTATCAACATTCCCACACGATTAGTGTTATTGCTCAAGGCTTTGTGGAGAATTTAGTTTCAAAAGGCGTGAGTCCGGAAAAAATTGTTTTAATTCCTAATTGGGTGAATGAAAAATTTATTCGTCCTTTGCCGAAAGAAAATGCTTTTCGGGCTGCTCATAATTTAGGGGGCAAGTTTGTTGTTTTGTATTCGGGGAATATTGGTTTGACGCAACGTTTAGAAACGGCAATTGAGGCGGCTGTTTTTTTGCGTCATATTCCTGAGATTGTGTTTGTGATTGTCGGGGAACCGACGGCAATTCAGGAATTGAATGATTACTGTCAGGTTTGTGGATCTCCTAATGTGATGCTTTTGCCTTTTGAACCCCACGAGCGATTGCCAGAGATGCTGGCGGCGGCTGATGTGGGTTTGGTGATGCAGAAACATAATGTGATTTCGTTTAATATGCCGTCAAAAATTCCGGTGCATTTAGCTTCGGGCCGGCCTATTGTGGCTTCGGTTCCGGCTACCGGCACGGCGGCGCGTGCGGTAACAGAAAGTGAGGGGGGAGTTATGGTGCCTCCTGAAGATCCAGAAGCGCTGGCGGCTTGTATTTTGGATCTTTATAAGAATCCAGAAAAGGTGGAGGCTTTGGGGCAAAAAGCGCGGGAGTTTGCTATGAGTCATTATGCTTTTGAGGGGGCTTTGAGCCGGTATGAAGATTTGTTTTTTGCAGTGAGAGAAAGTGCTTTGAATAGATGA
- a CDS encoding DUF5331 domain-containing protein, with translation MAFFDDFTTALRQKWLQYYQANYDWLSLHLKVSWVRTPDGGRRPTSHFILGAMNALEPKLAQLMLPFSRLNPDADTLIDVLGLNFDPDIALGGAPGPVSEPNLQATPAPQGFTAEPVLGNSPAAVEPVSLETGTSASWQVQENEQQGSPFPMGVAAAVGAVGVAAGMAGVAAFIANEVEEDELTGMALSDFTNQDESDDLPSLSDDDDAAFDLSDDSDDFAAATSLSDDDEMGLGLADDSDDFAAATSLSDDDEMGLGLSDDSDDFAAATSLSDDDEMGLGLADDSDDFAAATALSDDDEMGLGLADDSDDFGLSGGISDDEDVALGLSDESDDFGLAGGLSDDDMDLELSDESDNFATATGLSDDDMGLDLSDESDNFATATGLSDDDDMGLGLSDESDDFAVATGLSDDDDMGLDLSDESDDFAIATGLSDDDMGLDDLSSDTDPFAAPASDDDDMDLGDLNAELDPFAAPASDDDDMGLGDLDDALSVDMGGGGSDDLGDMDFGGLDETSDDLGDMDFGDLGEGSSNELDESDLDALARDAWDSDDDPDMKNLLEGL, from the coding sequence ATGGCTTTTTTTGATGATTTCACCACTGCTTTAAGACAAAAGTGGTTGCAATACTACCAAGCAAATTATGACTGGTTGAGCCTGCATCTCAAGGTTTCTTGGGTGAGAACTCCTGATGGTGGCAGACGTCCGACTTCGCACTTCATTTTGGGTGCAATGAATGCTCTCGAACCGAAGTTAGCGCAGTTGATGTTGCCGTTTTCCAGACTTAATCCTGATGCTGACACGCTGATTGATGTCTTGGGGTTGAATTTTGACCCGGACATCGCTTTGGGGGGTGCTCCGGGGCCGGTATCTGAACCAAACTTGCAAGCAACACCGGCACCCCAAGGTTTTACAGCAGAGCCGGTGTTGGGGAACAGTCCTGCTGCTGTTGAGCCGGTGAGTTTAGAAACCGGCACGTCTGCGAGTTGGCAAGTACAAGAAAACGAGCAGCAGGGGTCTCCGTTTCCAATGGGAGTAGCGGCGGCTGTTGGTGCGGTGGGTGTGGCTGCTGGGATGGCCGGTGTGGCTGCCTTTATAGCCAATGAGGTTGAGGAAGATGAGCTTACCGGCATGGCTTTGTCTGACTTCACCAACCAAGACGAATCTGATGATTTGCCCTCGCTTTCAGATGATGATGATGCGGCCTTTGATTTATCAGATGACTCGGACGATTTTGCGGCAGCAACCAGCCTTTCAGATGATGATGAAATGGGTTTAGGTTTAGCGGATGACTCGGACGATTTTGCGGCAGCAACCAGCCTTTCAGATGATGATGAAATGGGCTTAGGTTTATCGGATGATTCGGACGATTTTGCGGCAGCAACCAGCCTTTCAGATGATGATGAAATGGGCTTAGGTTTAGCGGATGACTCTGACGATTTTGCGGCAGCAACCGCACTTTCAGATGATGATGAAATGGGCTTAGGTTTAGCGGATGACTCTGACGATTTCGGCTTATCTGGGGGCATTTCCGATGATGAAGATGTCGCCCTGGGTTTATCAGATGAAAGTGACGATTTCGGCTTAGCTGGTGGCCTCTCAGATGATGATATGGATTTAGAGTTATCAGATGAAAGTGATAATTTTGCAACCGCAACCGGCCTTTCAGATGATGATATGGGGTTAGATTTATCAGATGAAAGTGATAATTTTGCAACCGCAACCGGCCTTTCAGATGATGATGATATGGGGTTAGGCTTATCAGATGAAAGCGACGATTTTGCTGTAGCAACCGGCCTTTCAGATGATGATGATATGGGGTTGGATTTATCAGATGAAAGCGACGATTTTGCAATAGCAACCGGCCTTTCAGATGATGATATGGGGTTGGACGATTTAAGCTCAGACACCGATCCATTTGCGGCACCGGCCTCCGATGATGACGATATGGATTTAGGCGATTTAAACGCAGAACTTGACCCATTTGCAGCACCGGCCTCCGATGATGATGATATGGGTTTAGGCGATCTGGATGATGCTTTATCGGTAGATATGGGTGGGGGAGGATCGGATGATTTAGGGGATATGGATTTCGGTGGTTTAGATGAAACTTCCGATGATTTGGGAGATATGGATTTCGGTGATTTGGGAGAAGGTTCTTCCAACGAACTCGATGAAAGCGATCTCGATGCTTTGGCGCGAGATGCGTGGGATTCGGATGATGATCCGGACATGAAAAACCTGTTAGAAGGTTTGTAA
- the yqeK gene encoding bis(5'-nucleosyl)-tetraphosphatase (symmetrical) YqeK, with protein MRERVIAWLADNVPPARLKHILGVEEMAVELASAHGVDSAKASMAGLMHDLAKHFKPQRLLSMAQAQGLEIDPVQEAEPHLLHADVSAIVASEEFGVYDEEILQAIRYHTLGSPGMSLLSCVVFLADSLEASRGNTPELLALRQLSLGDLYAGVWRTCDYSMGFLLETRKLIHPRTILTRNWALQLATSKLHPLDLLKSA; from the coding sequence ATGCGAGAGCGGGTTATCGCCTGGTTAGCAGACAATGTACCCCCGGCTCGGCTGAAACACATTTTGGGTGTGGAAGAAATGGCGGTGGAATTGGCCTCCGCTCACGGGGTCGATAGCGCTAAGGCGTCTATGGCTGGGTTAATGCACGACTTGGCGAAGCATTTTAAGCCTCAACGCTTGCTGAGTATGGCGCAGGCTCAAGGCTTGGAAATTGACCCGGTACAAGAGGCTGAGCCGCATTTGCTCCACGCTGATGTTAGTGCGATTGTGGCGTCTGAGGAGTTTGGGGTGTACGATGAGGAAATCTTGCAAGCGATTCGCTATCACACTTTGGGCAGCCCCGGTATGAGTTTGCTCAGTTGTGTGGTGTTTTTGGCGGATAGTTTGGAGGCGAGTCGGGGCAACACTCCTGAGCTTTTGGCGTTGCGACAGTTGAGCCTGGGCGATTTGTATGCCGGTGTTTGGCGAACCTGTGATTACAGCATGGGTTTTTTGCTGGAAACTCGCAAGCTTATTCACCCCCGAACAATTTTAACGCGCAATTGGGCTTTGCAATTGGCAACAAGTAAGCTGCATCCTTTGGATTTGCTGAAAAGTGCTTAA
- the rsfS gene encoding ribosome silencing factor gives MTESSKVNSGTMATLNQDSSFDLAVVAARAADERKGGDILLLGVDKVSYLADYFVIVTGFSRVQVRAISMSVQQKVETELHRLPLRMSGQAEGSWVLLDYADVIVHILMPNERDFYNLEAFWSHAKRIPFTPEMLGE, from the coding sequence ATGACAGAATCTTCAAAAGTGAATTCAGGGACAATGGCAACGCTAAACCAAGATTCTAGCTTTGATTTGGCGGTGGTTGCGGCGCGGGCTGCGGATGAGCGCAAAGGTGGCGATATTTTGCTGCTAGGGGTGGATAAGGTTTCTTACCTGGCTGATTATTTTGTGATAGTGACGGGTTTCTCGCGGGTTCAGGTAAGGGCAATTTCTATGTCGGTTCAGCAAAAGGTGGAGACTGAATTACACCGGCTTCCTTTGCGAATGTCAGGCCAAGCTGAGGGCAGTTGGGTGTTGCTGGATTATGCGGATGTGATTGTTCACATTTTGATGCCAAACGAGCGTGATTTTTACAATTTAGAGGCGTTTTGGAGTCACGCAAAACGTATTCCATTTACACCAGAAATGCTGGGAGAATAG
- a CDS encoding DUF3318 domain-containing protein: protein MTSYSTSTAKAEMNELRRLKGLLPPELQSWVMVEKTIEVNPPLIRSEEIGKDQVEIQVDLIRWEQLALDQRNLLFWHEVARIQNDTISKEGWEMAALAIGLGGAVGELWVQDGLLLILALALCGVSGYRLYQKNNGDKLINEAIDADEKAIALATRFGYSIPNAYKSLGSALKTLIEQTPKKRLRAKYEARLQALKRSATKAKGKTKMPRETTQSETIY from the coding sequence ATGACATCCTATTCAACCTCCACCGCCAAAGCCGAAATGAACGAACTACGGCGGCTCAAAGGCTTACTCCCCCCAGAACTGCAAAGCTGGGTTATGGTAGAAAAAACCATCGAAGTTAACCCACCCCTCATCCGCTCCGAAGAAATAGGCAAAGATCAAGTAGAGATCCAAGTCGATCTCATCCGCTGGGAGCAACTCGCCCTCGATCAGCGCAACCTCCTATTTTGGCACGAAGTCGCCCGCATTCAAAATGACACCATCTCCAAAGAAGGCTGGGAAATGGCAGCCCTCGCTATTGGTTTAGGCGGCGCCGTCGGTGAACTTTGGGTACAAGATGGTTTACTCCTCATCCTCGCCCTCGCTCTCTGTGGAGTCTCAGGCTACCGGCTTTATCAAAAAAATAACGGCGACAAACTCATCAACGAAGCCATCGACGCCGACGAAAAAGCTATCGCCCTCGCCACCCGTTTCGGCTATTCCATCCCCAACGCCTACAAAAGTCTCGGAAGTGCCCTCAAAACCCTCATCGAACAAACACCCAAAAAACGCCTCCGCGCCAAATATGAAGCCCGTTTACAAGCCTTGAAACGCAGCGCCACCAAAGCCAAAGGCAAAACCAAAATGCCCCGTGAAACCACACAATCAGAAACAATTTATTAA
- a CDS encoding DUF3696 domain-containing protein: MIQTLHLKNFKCFEKQSLQFKKLSLLSGLNSTGKSSALQSLLLLRQSYQENLLQNTGLLLNGKLICIGRAKDALFEAAKEDLIGFDIVAENGIQEKWSFHYSNPDANVLDLASTATASEIYHSTLFSDQFHYLQAERIGPRPYFQMSEFQVPKRQLGTKGEYTAHFLSSYQDESIPVKTLKHPKEPSLRLKLQVESWMGEISPGTRLKIIDSPPLDLVSLQYYYELSNPYRAINVGFGISYTLPIIVAVLASTPGTLLIIENPEAHLHPKGQAKMGELLSLAASGGVQVVIETHSDHVLNGIRLAVHAGKISPQDVQLNFFEKNKKGVSQVVSPRIDRNGRIDQWPEGFFDEWDKSLDVLLEPAGE, from the coding sequence ATGATCCAAACTCTACACTTGAAAAACTTCAAATGTTTTGAAAAACAATCGCTCCAATTTAAAAAACTATCCCTGCTTTCCGGTCTGAATAGTACGGGTAAATCTTCTGCACTACAATCATTGCTGCTTTTGCGTCAATCTTACCAAGAGAACTTGTTGCAAAATACCGGTTTGCTTCTCAATGGTAAGTTGATTTGTATAGGCAGAGCCAAAGATGCTCTTTTCGAGGCAGCAAAAGAAGATTTAATAGGTTTTGATATTGTTGCAGAAAATGGAATACAGGAAAAATGGAGTTTCCATTACAGCAACCCAGACGCAAATGTTCTGGATCTTGCCTCAACAGCAACTGCCTCTGAAATTTATCACTCAACTCTTTTCAGCGATCAATTTCATTATCTTCAGGCAGAACGGATCGGCCCCCGCCCATATTTTCAGATGTCGGAATTTCAAGTACCAAAACGCCAACTTGGTACTAAAGGAGAATACACGGCGCATTTCCTTTCTAGTTATCAGGATGAATCTATTCCTGTAAAGACCCTGAAGCATCCAAAAGAACCATCACTTAGACTGAAGTTACAAGTTGAATCATGGATGGGAGAAATCAGCCCTGGTACTCGCTTAAAAATAATAGATAGTCCCCCTTTGGATTTAGTGAGTTTGCAATACTATTACGAGCTTAGCAACCCTTATCGTGCAATCAATGTAGGTTTTGGAATTAGCTACACTTTACCCATTATTGTGGCGGTGCTTGCATCGACACCTGGCACACTCCTAATAATTGAAAACCCAGAAGCTCATCTTCATCCCAAAGGACAAGCAAAAATGGGTGAATTGCTATCCCTTGCAGCGAGTGGCGGCGTTCAGGTTGTGATAGAAACCCATAGCGATCATGTGTTAAACGGGATTCGTCTTGCTGTTCATGCAGGCAAGATTTCTCCACAAGATGTCCAGCTAAATTTCTTTGAGAAAAATAAAAAAGGTGTGAGTCAAGTAGTATCGCCGCGCATAGATAGAAATGGAAGAATAGACCAATGGCCGGAAGGCTTTTTCGATGAGTGGGACAAAAGTTTGGATGTATTGTTAGAACCGGCTGGAGAATAA
- a CDS encoding 7-carboxy-7-deazaguanine synthase QueE yields the protein MQVGSSKNARLIEVFSAIQGEALNIGTRQIFIRFAICDLRCSYCDSAHTWQVPAQVRIERTPGLRDFEFHANPVQISDLLTWVERQNQPGLHDSISLTGGEPLLHAPFLVEFLPLVKRLTGLPIYLETGGHRPTELAMVLHDLDSVGMDIKLPSVSGESHWEAHRQFLQLCVDAEKEVFVKIIISSETVAGELEKAAELVAAVSEKVPVYLQPVTPLREEEKARMKGEKNDKLLLAPSPEQVLQWQGLMKRYLKQVRVIPQTHKMLNQL from the coding sequence ATGCAGGTTGGTAGTTCTAAAAATGCGAGATTAATTGAAGTATTTTCGGCGATTCAAGGCGAAGCGCTGAATATTGGAACGCGACAAATTTTTATCCGTTTTGCAATTTGTGATTTGCGTTGTAGTTATTGCGATAGTGCTCACACTTGGCAGGTGCCGGCGCAGGTTCGTATTGAGCGTACCCCAGGATTGCGGGATTTTGAATTTCATGCAAATCCTGTACAAATATCGGATTTGTTGACATGGGTAGAGCGTCAAAATCAACCAGGTTTGCATGATAGTATCAGTCTCACCGGCGGGGAACCGTTGTTACACGCGCCTTTTTTGGTGGAGTTTTTGCCGCTAGTCAAACGTTTAACCGGCCTGCCGATTTATTTGGAAACGGGCGGACACCGGCCCACTGAGTTAGCGATGGTGTTGCATGATTTGGATTCGGTAGGGATGGATATAAAATTGCCGAGTGTCAGCGGTGAGAGTCACTGGGAAGCACACCGGCAGTTTTTGCAGTTGTGTGTGGATGCAGAAAAAGAGGTATTTGTCAAGATAATTATTTCGAGTGAAACGGTAGCGGGGGAGTTAGAAAAAGCGGCGGAGTTGGTAGCAGCAGTGAGTGAAAAAGTGCCGGTTTATTTGCAGCCGGTGACACCGTTGCGGGAGGAAGAAAAAGCGAGAATGAAAGGAGAAAAAAACGATAAGTTGTTATTAGCGCCGTCTCCTGAGCAAGTATTACAATGGCAAGGTTTAATGAAGCGTTATTTAAAACAAGTGCGAGTGATTCCACAAACCCATAAGATGTTGAATCAATTGTAA
- a CDS encoding DUF262 domain-containing protein, with protein MIRENSLTRDFIDEGRGFEEEIESDVNNEGINEPFDPTLIRIDTRQLTIDLVLNRIQYKELDLAPDFQRQAGIWKDDAQSRLIESILIRIPLPAFYMDATNEDKWLVIDGLQRLTALKRFIIEKSLKLTGLEYLKELEDKTYDAIPRKYQRRIMETHLTVYLIEHGTPPEVKYSIFRRINTGGMSLTPQEIRHALNQGKATFLLTSLAKLNEFQKITGMGQSRQQRMLDQEFVLGFLAYTVNPSCKYNQPKSRDELFHRTLAEINKMSEPEIRTLEDKFRVAMAAALEIFGDRAFRKISLKSSKSFPVNQALFEAWSVSLSQLKYQEIEILKQRKDDLINRFGELVDNNGEFLKSISQASEKVNVRFSTIETLIQEVLK; from the coding sequence GTGATAAGAGAAAACAGTCTAACCAGGGATTTTATTGATGAAGGCAGGGGTTTTGAGGAAGAGATTGAAAGTGATGTGAATAATGAGGGAATTAATGAGCCATTTGACCCTACCCTCATTCGCATTGATACTCGTCAATTAACAATCGATTTAGTCCTGAATCGCATTCAATATAAAGAACTTGATCTAGCCCCAGATTTTCAGCGACAGGCGGGTATTTGGAAAGATGACGCTCAGAGTCGTCTAATTGAATCTATTCTGATTCGGATTCCGCTTCCTGCTTTTTATATGGATGCAACTAATGAGGATAAATGGTTAGTGATTGATGGTCTGCAACGCCTGACCGCTCTCAAGAGATTTATCATCGAGAAAAGCCTCAAATTAACTGGTTTAGAGTATCTTAAAGAGTTAGAAGATAAAACCTATGATGCTATTCCCAGAAAGTATCAGAGACGGATTATGGAAACGCACCTAACCGTTTATCTGATTGAACATGGAACCCCCCCCGAAGTTAAATACAGTATTTTTAGACGTATTAATACAGGAGGAATGTCGCTAACACCCCAAGAAATACGTCACGCTTTGAACCAAGGAAAAGCAACTTTTTTATTAACTTCATTAGCTAAATTAAATGAATTCCAAAAAATTACAGGAATGGGACAATCTCGACAACAAAGAATGCTAGATCAGGAATTTGTACTGGGATTTTTAGCTTATACGGTTAATCCTTCTTGTAAATATAATCAACCTAAAAGTAGAGATGAATTGTTTCACAGAACTCTGGCTGAAATCAATAAAATGTCTGAGCCAGAGATTAGAACACTTGAGGATAAATTTAGGGTAGCAATGGCTGCTGCATTGGAAATTTTTGGAGATCGAGCATTCCGGAAAATCTCTCTCAAATCTAGTAAAAGCTTTCCTGTGAACCAGGCTTTATTTGAAGCTTGGTCAGTTAGTCTTAGCCAACTTAAATATCAAGAGATCGAAATTCTCAAGCAGCGTAAAGATGATCTAATCAATAGATTTGGCGAACTGGTGGATAATAATGGAGAGTTCCTCAAATCGATTTCTCAAGCCAGCGAAAAAGTCAATGTGAGATTTAGTACCATTGAAACATTGATTCAAGAGGTATTAAAATGA
- a CDS encoding CGLD27 family protein, with protein sequence MKDTSIAVCPVPDEQQPLNEYEQLKESWFFSCCTGSLKGYLKALAWVWGLSWLVSGPMAAASYTPKKYLGHFLLSGSAGACFLVVLVLVRLYLGWSYVRGRLVNSTVFYEESGWYDGQCWKKTPEILLRDRLVVTHQVEPILGRLKRSFAVLGGLVVAGVVSWNFC encoded by the coding sequence ATGAAGGATACTTCGATTGCTGTGTGCCCAGTACCAGATGAGCAACAACCGCTGAATGAGTACGAACAACTCAAGGAATCGTGGTTTTTTAGCTGTTGTACCGGCAGTCTTAAAGGTTATTTGAAGGCGCTGGCTTGGGTGTGGGGGTTAAGCTGGTTGGTTTCTGGGCCGATGGCGGCGGCATCTTATACGCCAAAGAAGTATCTGGGTCATTTTTTGCTCAGTGGCTCTGCCGGTGCTTGTTTTCTTGTGGTTTTGGTGTTGGTGAGGTTATATTTGGGTTGGTCTTATGTGCGCGGTCGGCTGGTGAATTCGACGGTGTTTTATGAGGAGTCGGGCTGGTATGATGGCCAGTGCTGGAAAAAAACGCCGGAGATTTTGTTGCGCGACCGGCTGGTTGTAACGCACCAAGTAGAGCCAATTTTGGGCCGGTTAAAACGCAGTTTTGCGGTGCTGGGGGGTTTGGTTGTGGCTGGTGTTGTGAGTTGGAATTTTTGCTGA
- the bchL gene encoding ferredoxin:protochlorophyllide reductase (ATP-dependent) iron-sulfur ATP-binding protein, with the protein MKLAVYGKGGIGKSTTSCNISAALAKRGKKVLQIGCDPKHDSTFTLTGFLIPTIIDTLQEKDYHYEDVWPEDVIYKGYGGVDCVEAGGPPAGAGCGGYVVGETVKLLKELNAFDEYDVILFDVLGDVVCGGFAAPLNYADYCMIVTDNGFDALFAANRIAASVREKARTHPLRLAGLIGNRTSKRDLIDKYIESVPMPVLEVLPLIEDIRVSRVKGKTLFEMAETEPSLNSVCDYYLNIADQILARPEGVVPNDSPDRELFSLLSDFYLNPPTPTAREEELDLMMV; encoded by the coding sequence GTGAAACTAGCAGTTTACGGAAAAGGCGGTATCGGAAAATCTACAACAAGCTGTAATATTTCTGCGGCGTTGGCAAAACGAGGTAAAAAAGTTCTACAAATTGGCTGCGATCCAAAGCACGACAGCACTTTTACCCTCACCGGCTTTTTGATTCCCACCATCATCGACACTTTGCAGGAAAAAGATTACCACTATGAGGATGTCTGGCCGGAAGATGTAATTTATAAAGGTTATGGTGGCGTGGATTGTGTCGAGGCCGGTGGCCCGCCTGCTGGAGCCGGTTGTGGTGGTTATGTAGTCGGCGAAACCGTAAAACTGCTCAAAGAACTAAACGCTTTTGATGAGTATGATGTCATCCTTTTTGATGTCTTAGGCGACGTAGTTTGCGGTGGTTTTGCAGCGCCTCTCAATTATGCTGACTATTGCATGATTGTTACTGACAATGGTTTTGATGCTTTGTTTGCAGCTAACCGCATTGCCGCTTCCGTGCGTGAAAAAGCCCGTACTCACCCGCTGCGTCTGGCCGGCCTGATTGGCAACCGCACCAGCAAACGAGACTTGATTGATAAATATATTGAATCGGTACCGATGCCGGTGTTGGAAGTATTGCCCCTCATTGAAGATATCCGCGTCTCTCGTGTCAAAGGCAAAACCTTGTTTGAGATGGCAGAGACAGAACCCTCGCTAAATAGCGTTTGCGACTACTACCTAAACATTGCCGACCAAATTCTAGCCCGTCCCGAAGGCGTTGTCCCCAACGATTCGCCAGATCGGGAATTGTTCAGCCTGCTGTCAGACTTCTACCTCAATCCGCCAACACCGACAGCCAGAGAAGAAGAACTCGATCTAATGATGGTTTAG